The Acidobacteriota bacterium genome contains the following window.
ATTGAACTCCTTCTCTGTATCGAAGGTTTTCTGGATTTCTCCAGTAAAATGATGTTCTACAGAAAAACAAATAATCTGCTTTAATGCTTAGAAGAAAAGGAAGATCGGTTTCTACGAAAGGATCTCTCATCACTACCCTGTAATCCTCACTTTTGAATGAAGGGACCAATAAATCGAGTGCTAAATTTGAGCCTTTTTGGATATTTTCATTTAGATAAACTGATGCTAACTCATAAGAGTCAGGAAACTCAGCTAACATCCTATCAGCAACAACTATTTTTTTTATCGATGGGAAAAGAATTAAGATACTTAAAAATAAAAGAATAATTTTATTTTCAAAGATTGGTCTGATTTTTTCTGGAAATAATTTTTTCAGGTCTATGACAAAAAATTTGGAAGCTAAAATTAAAAGAGAGGGAAATGTAACCATAATATATCTCTCTGAATAATTGTGAGAAAATGATGTAATTACATAAAAAACCAGAGGAAATGAAAGGAGAAGAATCATCTCTTTCCAGTATTTTTTAAAAAATATCAGAGAAAAAAAGAAAAACAGGAAAACAATCAATCCAATTCCTTCAATTTCATCTTTTATAAATCTAAAATAAACATCTTCAGGATGCCACCCCATCCATCCAGTAAAATAATATCTTGCCCCTGAAAAAGTCTCTATCATCCTTGGAAATTGAATCACACAGTATGGACAACCAAGGAAGAACCCTAAAATAGAGAAAAAAATTATTACAAATCCATATAAAATTGCTTTTTTCAAATAAACAAATAATTTTTCATCCTTTCTAAAATTTAGAAGAATTGCTGTCAATCCTATAATTAATACTGGAAAATGATACTTTGCTGAAACTGAAAAGCCTGCAAAAAAACCGAACAGTAAGGCATATAATAAATTAAACTTTTTATAAAATAAAAACCCAAACAGTAAAGCCACTTCAAGAACGAGAGTATTCAATATATCAGGAAATGCCCAGTGAGAATTGACAGTATGAAGGAATGAAAATGTCAAAAATAATGCTGCGAAAAAACCTACTTTTTTATTAAATATTCTTTTCCCTATAAAGTAAGTTAATGGAATTGATACAGTGCCATATATTGCTGTGGGTATTCGAGTGGTAATTAATAAAAATTTAAAATTGGATTTAAGTAATTCAATAAACTGATATGAATCCTTAACAAACCCAGATATCTTCATCAGAATAAAAATCAGATATTGAAATACAAATGCTAAATAATAATTAAGAGATGGATAACCAAAATCAACAGGAATAAAATTTTCTTCCCAGAATTTTAAAGAATTGGCATAAGTATCCCATTCATTGGGAATTATCGTAATCCCATTTCCCCACGCTATTCCCCATATCCTGAGAAGAAAACCAACCAATATTAATGAAAAAACCAACCAGAAAAACTTATTTTTCATGAATTCTCGAACGACTCAAATTATCAAATCTGTCTCCGTTTTTCAATACTGAAGCCTTGATTTTTAAAAACATGAAAAGTTTTCTATTCAATACCATTAACATTTCTACCTTTAGAAAAAATTGGTAAGGCAAGAATTATTATACTTATAATTCCTAACAGATATTCATAGAATTGGGAAATCAGATGAAGAGTAAAACCTGAGACTATAGCTAATTTCCTTTCAAACCCTAACAGGGAAAAAGTAAAAGTCCAGCCCGCTTCCCATGTTCCAAAACCTGCTATTCCATGAAGGAGTAAAAAAGCCAGTAAATCTGCTGAGGAAATTCCCATAACAACTTTAAAAAAATTTAGATTAAAAAAAGAGTATCCTGAAAATTTAAGAATTGAATGGAGAAGAAAATAGAGGGAGGTATACTTGAAAAGCCTGATCAGGGTGGAAACTATAAAAACTTTAGTATAGATTCCTTTTTTTTTAATTTTTTTTATATCTTCTATGATTAAATTCAATTTCTCATGAATTAACGAGATGCTTTTTCTTGTATTCAGATTAAATCTTTTAGAAAAATAGGAAAACAATTTACTTAAAATTTCGAGTAGTTCGGACAGAAATATAATTATTGCGAGAATTAGAATCAAAAATATAAAAGAAAAAGACACAATCTGCAATTCAGAAATGAAAGGAACGGTAAAAAAAACTGACAATAACAAGAAGGGAAAAAGACTCGCTAAATCGAAAAAAAATGCCATAAGAAATGTAGAGGCTGCGATTTCAAATGGAAAATTAAACCTTACATTGATTAAATAAATATATGAAAGAGACCCGGTTCTTGCAGGAAGCAAATCGACAAAAAGATTCCTTATCAGGGTAACAAAAATAAGGCTTTTCAAATTTATATATGGAGAATCAATCAGAATTTTATACCTGTAAGCTCTTACAACTGCTCCTGAAAAAGAAAGAAAAAAATAAGCAAAGAGGGTCGATAAATATATATTTTTAAAAGCATCGATTATGTCCTGAATTTTAATAAAAGAAATAAGATAAATAACAAGTATAATAGTTACAAGAATAGACAGAACAAAATAGAAATAATTTTTTTGCTTATTTCATGTTTATTTAATTTCATCCAATTAATTTTTTTTAAAAACTAATTTAGTCAAATAATATCCTTAGATAAACTTTTATGCTATTTAATATTTTTAAAATCATAACAGACTGTATTTTTTTAATAAATATCATTTTAATTAATCCTCAAATTTCCTATTATATCATGTAAATGAAAAATTCCTTATTGCCTTTTAATTAATATTTATTTTAAAATATATAAAAGAAAATTCATGGGATTAAAGAGATTTAAATGACAAATGTTCAAATCCCTTATAAAAGTAAAGTTTTCTACATATTACTTTTGATTTTTTTATTTCTCATAATAATCATCTTTACATTTGCGTTTAATTTATTTGCAAAAATTTCAGATATGTTAGCAAAGACTTCAAATTCTTCAGAAGAACCTTTTACTGATTCTCCAGAAGATATAATCAAGACTTTAAAAGGAAAAATTGTTTTTCAATCAAATCGAGATGGTGACTTTGAAATCTTCATAATGGATGTTGATGGGAAAAACTTAAAACAGCTTACCCATAATAATGCTGAAGACCAATACCCACGATGGTCTCCTGATGGGAAGAGGATCGTCTTTCAATCAAACAGGGATGGAAATTTCCAAATTTATATAATGAATGAGAAGGGAAGGGATATAAGGAGGATTACCCACAACTCCTTTAATTGCTATAATCCCGAATGGTTCCCTGATGGGAGAAGGATAGCCTTTGACACCTTGGACAACGGGGATAAGATATTTGTGGTAGATCTCCATACTGGAAATGAAATGATGCTGACAGATTTCTGGTTCAGGACAATTCTCCCTGCCATCTCACCTGATGGAAAGAGCATGGCTTTCACTGCAAACAAACTCTTTGGATGGGGAATTTATCATATGGATTTATCTACAAAAGAAATTAAACTTCTCGACGGAGAAGGAGGAGCATGCCGCCCTGACTATTCTCCTGATGGAGAAAAGATTGCATATGTCAGTGGAAAGGGAAAGGGTAAAGAAAACATATGGGTTATGAACCTCAATGGCTCAAACAAGATGCAGATTACAAAAAGTAAGACTACCTTTGATTATGACCCTTCCTGGTCGCCGGATGGAAAATGGATTGCATATGCATCCTCTCATGATAAACATAAGGGAAACTGGGAAATATTTATAATAAGAGCTGATGGAAAACATCCTCTTCGCCTTACAAACCATCCTTCTCATGATAAATTTCCCGATTGGTATTAATTTCACCTTCGGGTTTAAGTTCTCATTATCCATTATTTTCAACTTTTGAAGGCTTATTTTTTGTAAATTTATGTAATATATTATACATTAAGAAATCAACAATGGATCAGAAAGATGAAATTTTATTCAGGCGAAAGGGATTATCCAGAGGATAAAAAAACAAATCCTCGTTTCCAGCGAGAGCTGTCAGCTTATTTATTCTGTGTGAATTATGTCGAAAATAAATTTGTATTAGATGCAGGATGCGGTGAAGGATTTGGAAGTTTTCATTTAGCACAAAAATCAAAAAAAGTTATAGGTATTGATAATTCAAGAAAAACTATCGAGAAGGCAAAACAAACTTACAGAAAAGATAACTTAGAATTTATGATGATGGATGTGACTCACATGGAATTTCCTGATGAATATTTCGATGTTGTGATTTCTTTAGCTGTTATAGAGCACATAGAAGATTATGAAACTTATTTAAAAGAGATAAAAAGAGTATTAAAAAAAGAAGGAACTGGGATAATTTCTTTTTTAAATAAATTGTATAAATTTCCATTGGAACCATATCATTACAGAGAATTTAATCTGGTTGAAATTAATGAATTAATGGAAAGATATTTTTCTGATATAGAGATATTCGGTATATTTGGGACCTCGAAAAATTCGATTTCATACAGGAAGAAAAGGTTAAAAATAATCGATTTAGTCTATAAATCAGGCTTTTTTAAGTTACTAAGACTCACTCCCAGGAAATTATCGATAATCATTTATGAAATACTACATTTTCTGTTCAGAGAATTCCTATTTTTGCTTAAATCAAGAGAAATAATGAAAATTTCAACAGAAGACTTTTTAATCTCAAAAGAGAATTTAGAAAATGCTATTAACTATATCGCTGTATTCAGAAAATTATAAATTAGTATATAAGCATCTAAAATAATTTATCATATTTCTTCAATTTTAAATAAAAAAATACCTTTCCAATTTCAATGATTGCATTAAATATCTCAAAGAGATTAATTCTTTTTTGTTTTTTCCTATATTCAATTATCACTGGATATTCAACTATTCTCCATTCATTTTTTAACGCAATCAATAAAAACTCTAAGTCAAAAATGTATCTTTTGCATTTAGTTTTCCTCAAGATTGAGTCTGCCAAGTCTTTTTTAAAAAACTTTATTCCGGTCTGTGTATCTGATAAATTAATTCTAAAGATAATTTTCACTACCAAATTAAATAAATTACTTAAAAACAGCCTTCTTTTTGGATAATTAATTTTAGATTCAGGGTGTCTTTTAGAGCCGATGAGAATATCAGCTCGATTTTCTTTGAAATAGTTTAAAAAAATAGGGATATTCTCAGGAACTATATCTAAATCAGAATCAATGAACCCTACTATATCTCCCTGAGATAAAGATATTCCTTTTTTTATTGCATTTCCTTTTCCCGAATTCTTGCTTAGATGAATTATCCTTAGTCTATCTCCATAAATATTTTTCAATTCTTTCAACTCATTCCAGGTGCTGTCAAAACTTCCATCATCCACCACTATTATTTCATACTCTTGAGGGTTTACCTTCTTTATCTCTTTTTCCGCTAATTTAACTGCATTTCCTATTATATTCTGTACATTAAAAGCTGGTAGAATCAGCGAGATCTTTTTAAATTTGTTAATTGAATCACTCATTTAATATTTCTTTGCTTCAATGCATATTCAATGCATAATAAAATATCTTTATTTTAACAAAAAAAATTACTTTCTTTAAAGT
Protein-coding sequences here:
- a CDS encoding glycosyltransferase family 39 protein; translation: MKNKFFWLVFSLILVGFLLRIWGIAWGNGITIIPNEWDTYANSLKFWEENFIPVDFGYPSLNYYLAFVFQYLIFILMKISGFVKDSYQFIELLKSNFKFLLITTRIPTAIYGTVSIPLTYFIGKRIFNKKVGFFAALFLTFSFLHTVNSHWAFPDILNTLVLEVALLFGFLFYKKFNLLYALLFGFFAGFSVSAKYHFPVLIIGLTAILLNFRKDEKLFVYLKKAILYGFVIIFFSILGFFLGCPYCVIQFPRMIETFSGARYYFTGWMGWHPEDVYFRFIKDEIEGIGLIVFLFFFFSLIFFKKYWKEMILLLSFPLVFYVITSFSHNYSERYIMVTFPSLLILASKFFVIDLKKLFPEKIRPIFENKIILLFLSILILFPSIKKIVVADRMLAEFPDSYELASVYLNENIQKGSNLALDLLVPSFKSEDYRVVMRDPFVETDLPFLLSIKADYLFFCRTSFYWRNPENLRYREGVQYFKEISKEFYPIKRCFLDDFGTIALNKHFEIWKKKKHSFERKNPIFFPLVEKIPFNMDNKYRICYGQNFYDKDFYTGISSESIPYIRYILSDSSEIYVILINGKDKKEIKIETRRERININLNPSERKIIKLSTKIDPAKMLIPLKIYSKGQGRIIVKLGLNPLLIGKMFYDEKLYREAITYLKEKEVNFMESFEFHLLLFKCYINLGEKIKAKREELILDKIGKKYNIFHIDNLSTIKNNDTEKLLNEYEKATGVDLSFYNYILKKEIEREKLEIKDFDPSKIRYSSGKIYLPKGFYKSEILFSIPIERNAGCNPAPSGAGKASNINDKIPCRRRIPAIYGGVLQFRKNLLSRIELYRCLDENVIKRLEVNKGLINKKDYYLSFTFDFYIDRDGEYEIFASFLEPDKVKVKSFSFFPDLIRSLKSEFETFDNFKKLLQ
- a CDS encoding lysylphosphatidylglycerol synthase domain-containing protein, which codes for MSILVTIILVIYLISFIKIQDIIDAFKNIYLSTLFAYFFLSFSGAVVRAYRYKILIDSPYINLKSLIFVTLIRNLFVDLLPARTGSLSYIYLINVRFNFPFEIAASTFLMAFFFDLASLFPFLLLSVFFTVPFISELQIVSFSFIFLILILAIIIFLSELLEILSKLFSYFSKRFNLNTRKSISLIHEKLNLIIEDIKKIKKKGIYTKVFIVSTLIRLFKYTSLYFLLHSILKFSGYSFFNLNFFKVVMGISSADLLAFLLLHGIAGFGTWEAGWTFTFSLLGFERKLAIVSGFTLHLISQFYEYLLGIISIIILALPIFSKGRNVNGIE
- a CDS encoding DPP IV N-terminal domain-containing protein — protein: MTNVQIPYKSKVFYILLLIFLFLIIIIFTFAFNLFAKISDMLAKTSNSSEEPFTDSPEDIIKTLKGKIVFQSNRDGDFEIFIMDVDGKNLKQLTHNNAEDQYPRWSPDGKRIVFQSNRDGNFQIYIMNEKGRDIRRITHNSFNCYNPEWFPDGRRIAFDTLDNGDKIFVVDLHTGNEMMLTDFWFRTILPAISPDGKSMAFTANKLFGWGIYHMDLSTKEIKLLDGEGGACRPDYSPDGEKIAYVSGKGKGKENIWVMNLNGSNKMQITKSKTTFDYDPSWSPDGKWIAYASSHDKHKGNWEIFIIRADGKHPLRLTNHPSHDKFPDWY
- a CDS encoding class I SAM-dependent methyltransferase, which translates into the protein MKFYSGERDYPEDKKTNPRFQRELSAYLFCVNYVENKFVLDAGCGEGFGSFHLAQKSKKVIGIDNSRKTIEKAKQTYRKDNLEFMMMDVTHMEFPDEYFDVVISLAVIEHIEDYETYLKEIKRVLKKEGTGIISFLNKLYKFPLEPYHYREFNLVEINELMERYFSDIEIFGIFGTSKNSISYRKKRLKIIDLVYKSGFFKLLRLTPRKLSIIIYEILHFLFREFLFLLKSREIMKISTEDFLISKENLENAINYIAVFRKL
- a CDS encoding glycosyltransferase family 2 protein, which produces MSDSINKFKKISLILPAFNVQNIIGNAVKLAEKEIKKVNPQEYEIIVVDDGSFDSTWNELKELKNIYGDRLRIIHLSKNSGKGNAIKKGISLSQGDIVGFIDSDLDIVPENIPIFLNYFKENRADILIGSKRHPESKINYPKRRLFLSNLFNLVVKIIFRINLSDTQTGIKFFKKDLADSILRKTKCKRYIFDLEFLLIALKNEWRIVEYPVIIEYRKKQKRINLFEIFNAIIEIGKVFFYLKLKKYDKLF